Proteins encoded by one window of Panicum virgatum strain AP13 chromosome 7N, P.virgatum_v5, whole genome shotgun sequence:
- the LOC120682927 gene encoding imidazoleglycerol-phosphate dehydratase 3, chloroplastic-like: protein MTTARLVSTSPGALYYSPAYPASKSLGRASGRVAFPARPYGALLHLSSPVMASAGAGGNGSPNAQGGFTGPSRIGEVKRVTKETNVHVKINLDGTGVAECSTGIPFLDHMLDQLASHGLFDVYVKATGDTHIDDHHSNEDIALAIGTALLQSLGDRKGINRFGHFTAPLDEAAVEVILDLSGRPHLSCGLDIPTQRVGTYDTQLVEHFFQSLVNTSGMTLHIRQLAGENSHHIIEACFKAFARALRQATEYDSRRHGTVPSSKGVLSRS from the exons ATGACCACCGCGCGATTGGTATCCACCTCCCCCGGCGCACTGTATTACTCTCCGGCCTACCCGGCCTCCAAATCCTTGGGGAGGGCAAGCGGTAGGGTCGCCTTCCCTGCTCGGCCGTATGGTGCCCTGCTCCATCTGAGCTCGCCTGTCAtggcctccgccggcgccggaggcaaCGGCTCTCCGAACGCGCAAGGGGGCTTTACAG GGCCGTCTAGGATTGGAGAGGTCAAGAGAGTAACTAAGGAGACAAATGTGCATGTGAAAATAAACCTTGATGGCACTGGCGTTGCTGAATGCAGCACAGGGATACCCTTCTTGGATCACATGCTCGAC CAACTGGCATCACATGGACTCTTTGATGTGTACGTTAAGGCAACAGGTGACACACACATTGATGATCATCACTCAAACGAGGACATTGCTCTGGCAATTGGAACG GCACTGCTTCAATCACTTGGTGATCGAAAAGGGATTAATCGATTTGGGCATTTTACTGCACCACTCGATGAGGCGGCAGTTGAAGTTATACTG GATCTGTCTGGTCGTCCTCATTTAAGCTGTGGCTTGGATATTCCTACTCAGAGAGTTGGTACATATGATACACAG CTGGTTGAGCACTTTTTCCAGTCTTTGGTGAATACATCTGGGATGACTCTTCACATCCGTCAG CTTGCTGGGGAAAACTCGCACCATATTATCGAGGCATGTTTCAAAGCATTTGCTAGGGCCCTTCGACAAGCAACAGAATATGACTCGCGCCGTCATGGCACTGTCCCCAG CTCCAAAGGTGTTTTATCAAGATCATAG
- the LOC120682928 gene encoding germin-like protein 4-1, which translates to MASRALAALPITVLAFVGLASVPRALATDPTQLQDFCVADSMFAVLVNGVVCKNPNVVTANDFFFKIMPAAPNAQGSGVAGVAVDMLPGLNTLGISLARIDFVPGGQNPPHTHPRASEILTVIQGTLLVGFVTSNQLLNNTLFTKQLAVGDVFVFPQGLIHFQLNNGKAPAVAIAALSSQNPRTVTIANAVFGSKPPILDEILAKAFMLEKATVDWVQQAFGAAPVAGGGGGYPGNGTGGGYPGVPGYGYP; encoded by the exons ATGGCTTCCCGTGCCCTCGCTGCGCTGCCCATCACTGTGCTAGCGTTTGTAGGCCTTGCTTCAGTTCCCCGTGCTTTGGCAACTGATCCGACCCAGCTCCAAGACTTCTGTGTCGCTGATA gcatgtttGCAGTGCTGGTGAATGGGGTGGTGTGTAAGAACCCAAATGTGGTGACGGCGAACGACTTCTTCTTCAAGATAATGCCGGCCGCCCCGAACGCGCAGGGCTCCGGGGtggcgggggtggcggtggacaTGCTCCCGGGGCTGAACACGCTGGGCATCTCGCTGGCGCGCATCGACTTCGTCCCCGGCGGGCAGAACCCGCCGCACACGCACCCGCGCGCGTCGGAGATCCTGACGGTGATCCAGGGCACGCTCCTGGTGGGGTTCGTCACCTCCAACCAGCTGCTCAACAACACGCTCTTCACCAAGCAGCTGGCGGTCGGGGACGTGTTCGTCTTCCCGCAGGGGCTCATCCACTTCCAGCTCAACAACGGCAAGGCCCCCGCCGTGGCCATCGCGGCGCTCAGCAGCCAGAACCCCCGCACCGTCACCATCGCCAACGCCGTGTTCGGCTCCAAGCCGCCCATCCTGGACGAGATCCTCGCTAAGGCGTTCATGCTCGAGAAGGCCACGGTAGACTGGGTCCAGCAGGCGTTCGGCGCGgccccggtggccggcggcggcggcggctaccccGGAAACGGGACCGGCGGCGGTTACCCCGGCGTGCCAGGGTATGGGTACCCATAA
- the LOC120682721 gene encoding pentatricopeptide repeat-containing protein At3g14580, mitochondrial-like yields MSRALARRPVPPLLRLRSTVCDDGYWMGRLDHKDWLAPNEVLKIFANIRDPSLITSVFNKACNRRDYKPSEALYSLMIDKLACARRFSDVEELLARARTEKFRFSDEFFYRLIKMYGNVAEHPQKAIDTLFAMPVYNCWPSTKTFNYVLHMLVCKRQYEVVHEIYSSSPKLGVTLDTCSFNILVKGLCQFGKFDEAISLLHEMPKQGCRPNVTTYSTLVHFLCQRCQVDKAFELFERMQKQDIAADTVVYNILISGLCKEERVTEAFGLFKSMTSKGCYPNSGTYQVLLDGLISSGKFVEAKNIVSIMSREGVRPSFQSYKLLIDGLCCDDCLDDAHLVLKQMVGQGFVPRMGTWTKLLTSMC; encoded by the coding sequence ATGTCAAGAGCCTTAGCGCGCCGCCCGGTGCCTCCTTTACTGAGGCTGCGCTCCACCGTGTGCGACGACGGCTACTGGATGGGCAGATTGGACCACAAGGACTGGCTCGCCCCAAACGAGGTGCTCAAGATATTTGCCAACATCAGGGACCCTAGCCTGATAACCAGTGTGTTCAATAAAGCATGCAACCGAAGAGACTACAAGCCCAGTGAGGCGCTCTACAGCTTGATGATTGACAAGCTGGCCTGCGCCAGGAGGTTCAGTGATGTAGAGGAGTTGCTGGCCAGGGCAAGGACTGAAAAGTTCAGGTTTTCTGACGAGTTCTTCTACAGGCTGATCAAGATGTACGGCAATGTGGCAGAACACCCTCAGAAAGCCATCGACACGCTCTTTGCGATGCCTGTGTATAACTGTTGGCCTTCTACAAAGACATTCAATTATGTTCTTCACATGCTTGTGTGTAAGCGGCAGTACGAGGTTGTCCATGAGATCTACTCGAGTTCTCCCAAGCTTGGGGTGACGTTGGACACATGCTCCTTCAATATTCTTGTCAAGGGTTTGTGCCAATTTGGTAAATTTGATGAGGCAATCTCTTTGCTGCATGAGATGCCAAAGCAGGGGTGCCGGCCTAATGTGACGACCTACTCAACTTTGGTGCATTTCCTTTGTCAGCGCTGTCAAGTTGATAAAGCATTTGAGCTGTTTGAGAGAATGCAGAAGCAGGATATTGCCGCTGATACAGTTGTGTACAATATTTTGATCTCTGGTCTCTGCAAGGAGGAAAGAGTGACTGAGGCCTTCGGTCTGTTCAAATCAATGACGTCTAAAGGGTGCTATCCTAATTCAGGGACTTATCAGGTTCTTCTTGATGGTCTTATCAGTTCAGGAAAGTTCGTGGAGGCCAAGAATATAGTTAGCATCATGAGTAGAGAAGGCGTGAGGCCTAGTTTCCAATCCTACAAGCTGCTGATTGATGGCCTATGTTGTGATGACTGCTTAGACGATGCACACCTTGTCTTGAAGCAAATGGTGGGCCAAGGTTTTGTTCCTCGAATGGGCACTTGGACAAAACTTCTCACATCCATGTGCTAA